In Legionella israelensis, the genomic window GGTAACTTTCAAGCTTTATTTGAAGCCATTGAAAGAGATCAAATCAAACGTGGAACCTTAAACGAATCAGCTTGGGAGGATGTATGAAACTCGCCAGTCTAAAATCGATATCTAGTCGTGACGGTGAACTATGCGTGGTGAATCGTGCCTTAACCATAGCTGTTCGCGTACCTCAGATTGCTCCTCACTTACAATATGCTCTGGAGCATTGGCAAACCTGTGAGCCTGCTTTACAGGAGGTTTATCAGCAATTAAACGATAATCTTATAGAAGAGCATTTTCCCTTTAAAGTGGAACAAATGGCATCTCCCTTGCCGCGTGCTTATCAATGGGCCGACGGAAGTGCTTATGTCAATCATGTTGAACTTGTGCGTCGGGCACGAGGCGCTGAAATGCCAGAAAATTTCTGGACGGATCCTTTAATGTATCAAGGCGGCTCCGATGGTTTTATTGGTCCTGGAGATCCGATTTCAGTAAGAGATGAAAGCTACGGCATTGATTTTGAGGCAGAAATTGCCGTTGTAACCGATGATGTACCCATGGCTATAGACGAGGAAGCAGCTATTGGACATATTAAGTTAATCATGCTGGTTAACGATGTTTCCTTACGTCATTTGATACCTGCTGAAATCGCCAAAGGGTTTGGTTTTTTTCAATCCAAGCCGGCGAGCAGTTTTTCACCGGTTGCCGTTACTCCTGATGAACTTGGTTTGCACTGGGATGGTTATCGTGTGCATTTGCCATTACTAAGCCATCTTAATGAGGAATTATTCGGACAGCCTAATGCTGGGCAGGACATGACCTTTTCTTTTCCTCAGCTGATTA contains:
- a CDS encoding fumarylacetoacetate hydrolase family protein: MKLASLKSISSRDGELCVVNRALTIAVRVPQIAPHLQYALEHWQTCEPALQEVYQQLNDNLIEEHFPFKVEQMASPLPRAYQWADGSAYVNHVELVRRARGAEMPENFWTDPLMYQGGSDGFIGPGDPISVRDESYGIDFEAEIAVVTDDVPMAIDEEAAIGHIKLIMLVNDVSLRHLIPAEIAKGFGFFQSKPASSFSPVAVTPDELGLHWDGYRVHLPLLSHLNEELFGQPNAGQDMTFSFPQLIKHAAKTRSLAAGTIIGSGTVSNVDRSKGSSCIAERRMLEIIEYGQPKTEFMRFGDKIRIEMLDEQGNSIFGAIDQQVEYYPVEKS